In Corynebacterium aquilae DSM 44791, the genomic stretch AGCCAATTTTGAGGCGGGTGGTTGGTTGGGCGATGGTGGAGTCGCCGACGATGACGTGCAGCCGCCGGAAGCGGTGGGAATCGGCGTGGGGTTCGTCGCGGGTGTTGATGATGGGCCGGGAGCGGGTGGTGGCGCTGGACACGGCGTCCCACACGTGGTCGGCGCGCTGGGAGATGCAGAAGCCGAGCCCGTAGTCTTTGCTGGGGCTGGCGGGGTGCGGGCGGTAGATCTTGCCGGCCCCGCAGATCAGTTGCCGGGTGATCAAAAACGGCACGAGTTGCATGCTCAACGCTTTGAGGACGACGTCGCGGGCGACGAGGTAGTTTTCGTGGCAGCCGTAGGAGTTTCCCAGCGAGTCGACGTTGTTTTTGAACAGGCTGATCTCCCCGCCGATGCCTTCCCGGGCGAGTCGTTGTTCGGCGTCGATGGCTAGTTCGTTGAGGATGGCGTCCCCGGCGAGGTCGTAGGTGAGCAGCTGCCGGACGGAGTCGCACTCGGGGGTGGCGACTTCCGGGTGGGATCCGACGTCGAGGTAGAGCCGGGAGGAGTTGGGGGTGAAGATGTTGGAGGCCTGGTATTGCTCCACCACGGGGCGAAACAGGTAGCGGGCGCTGTCATCCGGGCTCAGGCGCCTGGATCCATCCTGGGTGCAGGTGATGCCGTATTCAGTTTCGATGCCCATGATGCGGCGCGTGAAAACGGATGACGGTGCCATGACTTATTGGCCTCCCTTTTGGACGTAGCCTCGCACGAATTCTTCGGCGTTGTTTTCGAGCAGGTCATCAATCTCGTCGAGCAGGTCGTCGGCGCCTTGGGTGTTGAGTTGGGCCTGACCTGCGTGCAGTTCCTCCGGGGTGTCGTCCTGGGGATCTTTGCCGCCGTGGAGATGGGTGTGCTGTGTGCCCATGCGTGCCGCCTTTCCTGGTTGTGGCTGCAGTGGCTGCAGTTACTGCAGTGGTTGGTCAATATGTCTAGTGAGGCTAGTGAACCTAGTGAACCTAGTAAACACTGCCATCTTGCCCTTTAAGCGCGGGTGGTGGGTTTCACCGCGCGCAGCGGGCACCGGAACTGTGGATGGTGTGCTTGATGTGAAAGTTGTGAAAGTTGGCGGTGTGACTTTATACGGTCCGGGGGTGAATGTGGGGGTAAGGCGGGTGCGGTGGGTAGCCCAGCTTGAGAAGTATTCGGATACGCTAACTTTGTTTGTGCCAAGCCTTACCTAGATTTGTGTTTGGTCAGGGGTTTAGTATTTCAGTCCCCTGGCCTCCCAAAAATTCCTAGACCACACTAGTGGTAGCGCGCAGCACACAGTTAAGACCCCCAACCACTCCCCGACCACGAAGGAACACCCCACAGTGTCCCACCGCCGTTTACGCCGCATCCTCCCCGCCTCGCTGGCCACCGCCGCCCTGATGAGCACCGGCATCATGCTCGCGCCGATTTCCGTTGCCCCCGCACATGCCGACCAGAACTCCACCATCGGGCTCGTTCCGGGCGACGGCCCACAGGATTACGCCGCCGAAACCCTGGCCTTAAAGTGGCAGATCCGCCCCTCCTTCAACTCCTACGTCGGGGGTCCCTCCCGGGTGCTTGACGGCCTGCGCTACGATGCCGGCACCTACTACTGGCCGTTTAAAGACGTCACCACCTCGGGCACCAAGGTCTCCTTCAACTATGGCGGCACCGTCAACTACCAGAAATACTGCGCCGACGCCGAAAACCCCAAGCGTGGCGCCTGCGACATGGACCTGACGATCTCCAACCCCAGCGTGGTGGTCGACACCGAAACCCACAAGGCTGTCCTGCAGGCCACCGTCCACACCATCGACTACACCAGCAAGCAGTGGTCGGGGCCCGCGATCGTAGAGCTCGCCGATGTGAAAATGCCCACCGGCAGCTTTAATGTCACCGGCAGTGGCGACAAAGCCATCACCACCTGGCGCGGCCTGTCCAGCACCCTGACCGCCGCCGGTAACAAGGCCTTTTCAAACTTCTACGAGGCCGGCTCCCCCATGGGTGATGTGGCCTTCAGCTACCAGGGCACGGTCGATGTCTCCGGGGAGGCCGCCCCGTACACCATCGCCAGCCACTTCAACACCAACAAGTCCTGGTCCAAAGCCAACGCCCTGTACACCACCACAAGCAACAAGCTGGTTCACATCACCGACGCCGGCTGGGATGGCGCGCGCATCGAACTGATCGACCCAGCCACCTCCACCATCGTCGCCTCCGAAGACACCGCACGCATCCCGGCTGCCTTCTCCGCCTTCGACCCCGCCAGCAACACCCTCTACTACCTCGTCAAGGGCGAAGACGAAAAGCCCAACACCGTCTACACCCGCACCATCAGCGACAGCGGCCTGGGCACTGAGGCAGTTCTCGGTGAGGTTCCTGGTGCAGCAACCGGCCTGGCCCTGTCCACCACCGGCAAACTCGCCGTACTGACCGGCGGCGACGACGCCGCCCTGACCGAACTGGACACCACCACCAAAGCCGCACAAACCTTCGCGCTGCCCGCCCCGTCGACCCTGTTCGACCTGGATGCGGAAAACTACTCCAACGACTTCTACGGCAGCACCTTCTTCGGCGCCGACAACAGCCCGCTGCGCGCCCTGCCCGACGGCAGCTACGTCTACGCCTACGGCCACCTGCTGCAGTTGCCCGGCGAGAAAACCAAGCCCGCCCCGCCGCTGCACATCATCCCCCGCAAAGACAACCCCGTCGTCCCCATCACCGCCGGCGAGAAGTTCGCTGAAGGCAACCGCAGTGCCCGCGGCGTCCAAGTACTCGGCAACAATATCGCCATCTACAACAGCTCCGCCGACACCAGCAGCAAAACCTACTCCGGTATCGACATCTACCGCTACGACAACGGCAACTTCACCCTGGTCAAAGCCCTGCGCGGCGAGCCCTACATGTCCAAGGTCGCAGGCTTCGAATTCACCCCCGAAGGCAAAGCCATCGTGGTCTCCGAAGCCGCCGGCACTGCCACCATCATCGATCCCACAACCGGTGACGCCGAAACCACCATCAACCTCGGCCCCGGAATGAAAGACACCGGCGGAAGCGGCGACGCCCTCGCCCTCGGTAAAAACGGCGAAATCTACATCGGTGAAATCTACACCGAAAACTACGAGGAATACTTCAGCCTCATCCGACTTGAGCCCACCAACACCGACGGCACCCAGCGCAACACCACCCTCAAGCCGGTACGCATGGGAGCCTTCGATGAGCCGATCGAAGACCCCAGCCCCGTCGAGACCACCCCGCCTAACACCGCGGATCCTGCGCCTCAGCCCACCACCCCGGCCGATAAACCTGCCGACAAACCGGCAGGAAAACCCGGAAAAAAGCCTGCCGACAAGCCCACCACCCCGGGCAAGGACAGCAACTCGACCACCCCGGGTGAGAACACCAGCAGCGGATCCAGCGAACAAACCTTCAAAAACTCCTGGTTCGATGCCACCGTCGCCTTCTTTGCCTCACTCGGTGCCCCCACCTGGCTGCAAACCTTCTTCGGCCAAATCTCCGGCGCCATCTACTGGCTTTTTGCACCACTAATGGCAACCATCAATAGCTTCTCCAGCTAAACCGCCACCACAACACCACGGGCCTGCACACAACACCTCACGGTGCGTGCAGGCCCGTAGTGTATCCCCGCCCGAAGGGCTAAGACCCCAACACCGTCACCCACTGCGGGCGCAGCCTGGTGAAAGCAGCAATGACCTCACCAACACTCACGCAATCATCCGCAGTGTCAAACAACGCCACCAGCTCTGACGGTAGATCCACCCCGTCACCAAGCGCCAAACGCACCAGCTCCCCGTCATCGTCACGGAGGATCACACTATCCCAATTGGCGGAAACCACCCGGTCAGCTACACAACGCATCAAACCCCCGCGCAGCGCCGCACGCGTCGAGGACGGTGCCTGCCGCATCGCCCGCACAATCTCATCCTCAGCAACCACAGTGCGCATCAACCCCCGCCGCACCAAGGCGTAATACAGCCCCTTTGTCGGATCCAGATCCGCATACTGCAAATCCACCAACTGCATCTTCGGGTCATCCCACGCAACACCTTGTGCGTGATAGCGGTTCAACAAACTCAGCTTCGCAGTCCAATCCAACATGTCGGCGGTCGACAAAGGATCCCGCTCCAACTTGTCGAGGACCTCCACCCACAACTCCACAATGCGGCGAGCCTCAGGCGAATCCGCCTTAACCCGGGCGGCATACTCGCGCTGAATCTCGATCGCAGTACGGGCGCGACCATCGGCCAACAACAAGGGAGTCTTCACCTCGAGATCCCGGGAGACCACCCGCACCGCATCCACCGGGCGAGCCAGCGAAAGATCCGAAAAATCCACCCCCGACTCAATCGCCGAAATCACCAACTCGCTCGTCCCCAACTTCAGCAAGTTAGAAAACTGCGACATATTCGCATCGCCAATGATGACGTGCAAACGCCCAAAGCGATCTTTATCGGCATGCGGCTCATCACGAGTATTGATAATGCCCCGGTTCAGCGTGGTCTCCAGGGAAATCTCCTGCTCGATATAGTCAGCGCGCTGACTGATCTGGAAACCCGCCTCCTGACTATGGGTGCCCAACCCCACCCGCCCGGCGCCACAAAAAATCTGGCGGGTAACAAAGAAAGGAATCAGGCCGGCAGCCAAGCAAGAAAAATCCGTCTCCCGCGAATACTGGTAATTCTCGTGGGACCCATAGCTGGCCCCCTTCCCATCGACGTTGTTTTTATAGATCTTCAACTCCGGGCACGGCGGATGCCCCTCCAACGCGGACTCCCCACGGGCAGAACGCCGCCCACACACCTCGGCGGCCTCCCACATGATGCGATCCCCCGCCTGGTCATACACCATCGCATCAAAAGCCGAGGTGGTCTCAGGGGCTGAATACTCCGGGTGCGCATGATCAACATAAAAGCGCGCCCCATTGCCCAACACCATGTTCGCCACCCCAATCCCATCGGCAGCAACCACCGGGGTGGAATGATAACGACGCAAATCAAATCCACGGGAGTCCTTCAACGGCGACTCCCCGGCGAAATCCCACTGGGTGCCCCTTGTCGCATGGGCCACGCTGTCAAGCGCATACCCCACCACAACATGAGTGGAGGTAATGATCGGGCTTGCGAACGCATCACCCGGGGTGGCGATACCGTACTCGGTTTCCGTACCCAAAATTCGGCCCATGACAACTCCTCGTGCTGGAATAAAAAGCTTTTAAGAAATAATGCGGGCGCTAACCACCCGAGCGCCACTACGGCCAGTAATCCGCGACCACTCCTCCGGATTAGAAGTATTCGGCAAGTGCTCATTTTCCGCGTGCTCAATATCCACAGCCGCCCGCATGTGCTGCGCACTCAGCCCCCGCGACACCCCAGAAAGCTCATCTTTAATGGCGAGCTTTTTCGCCCGATCCACCACATTGGCAATCATCGCCCCAGAGACAAAATCACCAGCATGCAGCACATCAACCGTGCCATCGGCGCGGGTGAGCTCCACCCACGGATTCGGAGCAAACATGCGCTCCACCCCCGCGGCAATGATCTCGCCCGCCGGCTGCGCCAGCGGCAAAGAATCATCCAGATGCCTCGCAAAAATATCGTGAGCAGTATCCTTGGTGGGCCGATCAACGCGGATTTTCACATCCAACCGCCCCGGGCGCAAAATAGCCGGATCAATCAACTCCTCCCGGTTGGTCGCCCCAATGACGATGACGTTCGCCAAAGACTCCACACCATCAAGCTCGGTGAGCAGCTGCGGCACCACCGTGGTCTCCATATCGGAACTCACCCCGGAACCACGCGTACGGAAAATCGACTCCATCTCATCAAAAAACACCACCACCGGGCGCCCCCCAGCAGCCAACTCCCGGGCGCGAGAAAAAATCAACCGGATGTGACGCTCGGTCTCGCCGACAAACTTATTCAACAGCTCCGGGCCCTTAACGTTAATAAAGTAGCTGCGCTGGCCGGAACCACCCGACAAAGAATGCGCCACGGCCTTAGCGATCAAGGTCTTGCCGCAACCGGGCGGGCCATACAGCAGCACACCCTTCGGCGGACGCAAGCGATAGCGCTGAAAAAGCTCCGGCTGGGAAAACGGCAACTCCACCGCGTCGTGGATAATCCCGATCTGTTCATCCAGACCGCCAATATCCTCATAGGACACCTCGGGCACTTCCTCCAGCACCAACTCGGCGATATCGGTTTGGGGAATCACCTCGAAAGCCACCGCGGCCTTTGGATCGACGAGAACGCTATCACCCACCTCCGCATCCCCGACCGGGATTGGGCCCCGCGAAACCACCCGCTCCTCCCCCGTTTGATCAGCCACAATCAAACGGCCGTCCTCCAGCGTATCGGTGACCTTCGCGATCTCACCGACCGCCTCATAGCCACAGGCCTGCACAATCTGCGTGCCCTCCCCCAGACGCACCCGTACGCCAGGCACCAACTGCGCCCTATCCACTAAAGGACTGACCGTGACCCGCATCCGCCGGCCAAGCGTAAAGATTTCCGCAGTCGGCGCCCCAGGAGTGTGCTCCAAAAACGTGCCATACGTCGACGGTGGAGCCGCCAACTCCTCCAGCTCGTGGGTCATCGCCTCCAGCTTGTCACGCGAAGACTTCAACAACTCCACCAGCTTGGTATTGCGCGCCGCCAACTGCGTGATCTGCCGGCGCAAGGCCGCCGGATCACTGGCATGGTTGGTATCAGCCTCACGCCGCGGTGAAGAAGCACCATCGGCAGTGAAAGAGCTTTGTTGAGAAGTCATCAGAACAACCCCAAAGAAGAGAAAACAGTAGGCAAAAGGTCAATATCGGCGAGGGATTTACTTCCTGGCGCGACGCTGCGGCCGCGGAGCCACCGTGCCGTCGGCCAGACGACGAGCCCACACCAAAAAAGCGGTGTGCGCATTCATACGATGCTCCGGACGAGTAGCAAGGCCCTCCACCTTCCACTCACGCACCAAAGACTCCCAGGCGCGAGGCTCCGTGAAGCACTTCTTCTCCCGAATGCCCTCCATGACGTTCATCAACTGCGGAACAGTCGCCACATACGTCATGAACACACCACCCGGAACCAACACATCACTAACCACGTCGAGGCATTCCCACGGCTCCAGCATGTCCAAAATGATGCGATCGACCGGCTGACCCCCCAAATCATCCAAAGTCACGTCCTTGAGATCACCCAAGCGCAAATCCCAGTTCTCCGGATGTCCGCCCATGTACTCCGACACGTTGTTTTCCGCATACTCCAAGTGATCCTCGCGGATCTCATAAGAAATCAGCGACCCCGTCGGGCCAATCATGCGCAGCAAACTCATCGACAACGCACCCGAACCAGCACCCGCCTCCAAAACGCGAGCTCCAGGGAAAATATCGCCCTCAACCAGGATCTGCGCCGAATCCTTCGGATAAATCACCGCGGCACCACGCGGCATCGACAACACATGATCAACCATGAGGTGGCGGAAACACAGATACTGCCCACCCTGAGAAGACGTAACCACGGTGCCCTCGTGTTGGCCGATGATGTCATCGTGCGCAATGCCACCTTTATGGGTGAAAAAGCTTTCCCCAGGAGTCAAAACGATGGTGAAATGGCGGCGTTTCGCGTCGGTAAGCTGCACTCGATCGCCGGGCTGAAAAGGGCCGGAATAAGCCATGAAAATAAAGTCTCCGAAAAGTAGAAAAAGAAAAAGACAGCACCACCCGCCTGGTCCTTCGCGCGCACCAAGGCACACGAACAACCAGGCGCCACGACACTAGTCCAGCGTGTAGAAGCTCAACAAAGCCTGCTCGAACCACTGAACGTCATAGACTCCACACATCTCACGAGCAGAGTGCATAGAAATCAGCGGAATACCCACATCCACCGTGGGGATACCCAAGCGGGTTGCGGTGATCGGGCCAATAGTCGACCCACACGGCACATCGTTATTACCAACAAACGCCTGCACCGGAACATCAGCCACCGCACACGCAGTCAAGAAACGATGCGCAGTCACAGCATCGGTGCCATAGTGCTGATTCGCATTGGACTTGATCACCGGACCCTGATTGATCAACGGCTGCGTCACCGGGTCGTGCTTGTCCTGATAATTCGGGTGCACAGAATGCGCCGCATCCGCCGATACACAGAAGGAACGCTGATACATCCGGCGCGTCTGATCAAAATCGGCCCCCAGCGCAGCAGCAATCCGCGACAACACATCCTCCAGGAAAGGCCCAGCAGCGCCAGTAGTGGTGCGCGAACCTACCTCCTCATGGTCAAAAGCAGCCAACACGAGAATGTCCTCACCCGCATAGCCCCCTTCTACGGCTGCCAACAAAGCCTGAAGGCTCGGATAAACACTCGACAAATTATCCAAACGGCCAGCCGCGAAGAAATCCTCATTCAAACCGAACACCGCCGGCGGCTGGGCATCAACCGTGATCAAATCATGGGACACCATCTCGGAACCAAGCACTTCACGCAACGGCTGCGACTCAGCTTCCGCCGCATACACCGGCTGCATGTGCTTCTGGCGACCCAACTTCATCTCATCTTCGCGATACAGATGAATGGCCAAAGACGGCAAACGCAAAATCGGGCCAGTATCCACCAGACGAACCGCCCCATCGGCATCAACCACCCGGCCAGCCAGCTTCAACTCCCGATCAAGCCACGTCGACAAAATCGGGCCACCATAGATCTCCACCGAAGCCTGCTGCCAGCCCGCAGAATCGAAACTCTCACCGGGCTTCAGCTTCAATCCGGGACTATCAGTGTGAGACCCCACGATCCTGAAACCCGCCGTGTCCACATCCACGGAATCCGGCACCACATACGCCATAATTGCGCCCCCACGAACCACATAGTGGCCGCCGGCCGAAGCATCAAATGCGTCGGTTTCCTCATGGCGAGTAAAACCAGCCTTATCCAAACGGCGCGCGACCTCAGCCGCGGCATGATACGAACTCGGCGATTCAACGAGAAAATCAATAAAATCCTGCATAGGAACAACCTTACCCTTAACAAATCTCCAGGCAGCCACCCAACGGGGTGGAAAAACCTAAAAGCAACAAAGTTTTTCCCCGCGTCCAATGCGACTACATTGTGTAGGCGATATGAACGCCCCGAAACCCCTCGCCTTATCCCCCTCCCGCGCCAGCGACTACCAGCAATGCCCGCTGCTCTACCGCTTCCGCGCCATCGACCGCCTTCCGGAACCCACCACCTACGCCCAAATCACCGGAACCCTGGTACACGCGGTGCTGGAAAACCTGCACCAGCTCCCCACCCCGGAACGCACCTACCCGGCGGCAGTCAAAATGATCAAACCCGAGTGGGAAAAGGCAGTCACCAAAGACCCCACCCTGCGAGGTGTCATCGGCGATACTCCCGACAAAGAACTCGATTTCTTCGTCACCTGCCGCTCCCTGGTACGCGGATACTTCGAGATGGAAAACCCGCAAGGCTTTAGTGCCGAAAAATGCGAGATGTACGTCAACACCACATTGCCCAACGGGGTCCCCGTACGAGGATTCATCGACCGTGTCGATGTTGCTCCGACCGGACAAGTCCGCGTCGTCGACTACAAAACAGGCAAGAAGCCACTGCCCCGTTATGCCGCGGCAGCCAGGTTTCAGATGCGCTTCTACGCGCTGGTCTATTGGCGGATGTTCAACATCATCCCCGACCAGTTGCGACTGATGTATCTCAAAGTGTCCGACTCGTTGATCTTGACTCCCAGCCAAGAAGAACTGGAATACTTCGAAAAAGACCTAGGACACTTGTGGTCCAACATTGAGGCAGACGGAAAATCCGGAAACTTCCGACCCAAAACCTCCAAATTGTGTGGCTGGTGCGCACACCAGGATCTCTGCCCGGAATTCGGGGGAACACCACCGGAATATCCCGGATGGCCCGGCAGCGTAGCAGAACCTGTCGAAAGTGATCCGGCGACCCAACTACCCTTCTAGGTTCGGAGGAGATAAAAACGCCGGGCGCCAAGCCCCTTTTATAGGGTTGGCGCCCGGCGTACAACGTAGACCCGCCGACGAGGGCTAGCGAAAGCTAGTTGTCCAGGTACAGCTTGCCGCGGAAGATCGGGTGCATCAGGTTCTCCTTGCTGAGCACCTGATCTAGGGTAGCTTCGTCCATCAGGCCCTTCTCGAGCACCAAATCGCGAACGCTGCGACCAGTCAGCGCAGCCTCCTTACCGATCAGATCACCCATGTGGTGGCCGATGAACGGGTTGAGGTAAGTGACGATACCGATGGAGTTTTCCACGTATGCGCGACAAACCTCTTCGTTGGCAGTAATGCCCTCCACGCACTTTTCACGCAACGCATTCGCAGCGTTTCCGAGCATACGAATCGACTGGAACAAAGCCTCACCGATAGCAGGCTCCATCACATTCAGCTGGAGCTGACCAGCCTCGGCCGCCATGGTGACGGTCAGATCATTACCGAAAACCTTGAAGCACACCTGGTTGACAACCTCGGGGATCACCGGGTTGACCTTGGCCGGCATGATAGAGGAACCAGCCTGGCGCGGCGGAAGATTAATCTCGCCCAGGCCCGCGCGCGGACCGGAAGACAGCAGGCGCAAGTCATTACAGATCTTGGACAGCTTCATGGCGGTGCGCTTGACTGCCCCATGTGCAAGCACATAAGCACCGGTGTCGGAAGTTGCTTCAATCAGGTCGCGGGCGGACTTGATCTCCAAGCCGGTGACCTCGCTTAGCGAAGCGACAACCTGGTGGCGGTAGCCGGAAGGAGTGTTCACGCCGGTACCAATAGCGGTGGCTCCCAAGTTGACCTCGAGCAGGCGCTCCTGGGCAGAACGCAGAACGCCCTGCTCCTCAGCCAGGTTGTGAGCAAAAGCGCGGAACTCTTCACCCAAAGTCATCGGCACGGCGTCCTGCAGCTGGGTGCGACCCATCTTCAAAATATCGACAAATTCAGCGCCCTTGGCGTTGAACGCAGCCTGCAACTCGTCAATACGGTTGATGAGTTCTTCCATCGCGGCATACACGCCGAGACGAAAACCAGTCGGGTAAGCATCGTTGGTGGACTGGCTCATATTGACGTCGTCGTTCGGGTTGATGACGTCGTAGGAGCCCTTTGGCAGCCCCAGGTATTCCAAAGCAAGGTTGGCAACAACCTCGTTGGTGTTCATGTTCAAAGATGTGCCGGCACCACCCTGGAACACGTCGATGGGGAACTGATCCATGCAACGACCCTCTTCGAGGATCTGATCGCAGGCCCAGACAATGGCGTCGCACTTTTCTTTCGGCAGGGTGTGCAGACGGCGGTTGGCCAGCGCTGTAGCCTTCTTCACCTGAACCATGCCGCGAATGAATTCCGGAACGTGGTTGATGGTGGTACGGGAAATTTGGAAATTGTCGACCGCACGCAAGGTGTGAATGCCGTAATAGGCATCGTCGGGAACTTCCATCTCGCCCAGAAGGTCAACTTCGACGCGGTAACCTTCCTCCGGAATGGTCTCCACTTCGGGGGTGAACTCGGGGGCAGAATCCGCAGTCTCTATGGTGCCGCTGGCAAGCTCATCGACCTTCGTTGTGTCGTCGGTAGCCGCACTGGCCTGGTCGCCATCGGTGAAGCTGAAAGCTGCGGGATCGGTGCCGAAGGAGTCGTCGTCAAAAGAAAAATCAGTAAACGAGGACTCGTCGAAAACGTCGCCGTTCTCGGTGTTCTTGGCCATGGGGTACCTCTTCTGGTCTGAAACCCCGCACGTCAGCGTCCGCAATCAGCGAAAAACTGGGCGTTGGTTAGACCGTGTCGATAAGCGTATGTTTCCTGTCGCTGCGCACAGCCGTTCAGGCAGACAAAATTTTTCCGCACAGAATGGCTGGTGTGCATGTACCCCACAATCATAGCCGTGACCGAGGTGTGATGGTGAACAAAATCACCACCCCCGGGACGAGGTACGCCGTCTCCGATGCTTACACCGGCCATAAATAGGGCAAACACCCAACAAATAGGCTCAACGGAAACGAAAGCCGCCTACCGGGAAACACGGCAGGCGGCAAAACCTCAGGCAGGAAATTAGAGACGGGCGATGCGGATTTCGGAGGCCAAAATGGCTTGGGCACCGAGTTCGGCCAGCTGATCCATGATCTTATTGGCTTCCTTGCGAGGAACCATTGCGCGAACAGCAACCCACTCGTTGGCAGTCAGCGGGGAAACCGTCGGACCGGAGATACCCGGGGTGATGGAGACTGCTTCTTCGAGCAGTGCTGACGGCACGTTGTAGTCGAGCATCAGGAAGTTTTGGGCGTGCAGAATACCTTCGATACGGCGCAGCAGACGCTTCATGTCATCGGTGAGCTCAACACCGGAACGGGCGACGATAACAGCCTCGGACTCGACCAGGACGTCCCCGAAGACTTCCAGGCCCTGCTTGGCGAGGGTACGGCCGGTAGAGACCACGTCTGCGATAGCATCGGCGACACCCAATTTGATGGAAATCTCCACCGCGCCGTCCAGGCGAATGACTTCCGCGTCGATGCCACGCTTTGCGAGGTCGACACGAACCAGGTTGGGGTAAGACGTGGCGATGCGGGCGCCTTCCAGGCGGTCGACAGACCAACCCTCACCCTTGGGTGCTGCGTAGCGGAAGGTGGAGGCCCCGAACCCCAGCGCGAGGACTTCGCTGACGGAGGAGAGGGAATCCCAGGCCAGATCGCGGCCGGTGATGCCGAGGTCGAGCTGGCCGCTGGCCACATAGATGGCAATGTCTTTGGGGCGCAGGAAGAAAAACTCGATGTCGTTGTCTTTATCTACGACGGTCAAAGCTTTGGAGTCTCCACGGCCTTTGTATCCGGCCTCAGCCAGGATGGTGGTGGCCATTTCAGACAGGGAGCCCTTGTTGGGCACAGCTACGCGCAGCATGTGGTTTCTTTCTT encodes the following:
- the dop gene encoding depupylase/deamidase Dop, which translates into the protein MGRILGTETEYGIATPGDAFASPIITSTHVVVGYALDSVAHATRGTQWDFAGESPLKDSRGFDLRRYHSTPVVAADGIGVANMVLGNGARFYVDHAHPEYSAPETTSAFDAMVYDQAGDRIMWEAAEVCGRRSARGESALEGHPPCPELKIYKNNVDGKGASYGSHENYQYSRETDFSCLAAGLIPFFVTRQIFCGAGRVGLGTHSQEAGFQISQRADYIEQEISLETTLNRGIINTRDEPHADKDRFGRLHVIIGDANMSQFSNLLKLGTSELVISAIESGVDFSDLSLARPVDAVRVVSRDLEVKTPLLLADGRARTAIEIQREYAARVKADSPEARRIVELWVEVLDKLERDPLSTADMLDWTAKLSLLNRYHAQGVAWDDPKMQLVDLQYADLDPTKGLYYALVRRGLMRTVVAEDEIVRAMRQAPSSTRAALRGGLMRCVADRVVSANWDSVILRDDDGELVRLALGDGVDLPSELVALFDTADDCVSVGEVIAAFTRLRPQWVTVLGS
- a CDS encoding ubiquitin-like protein Pup; the protein is MGTQHTHLHGGKDPQDDTPEELHAGQAQLNTQGADDLLDEIDDLLENNAEEFVRGYVQKGGQ
- a CDS encoding HtaA domain-containing protein; translated protein: MSHRRLRRILPASLATAALMSTGIMLAPISVAPAHADQNSTIGLVPGDGPQDYAAETLALKWQIRPSFNSYVGGPSRVLDGLRYDAGTYYWPFKDVTTSGTKVSFNYGGTVNYQKYCADAENPKRGACDMDLTISNPSVVVDTETHKAVLQATVHTIDYTSKQWSGPAIVELADVKMPTGSFNVTGSGDKAITTWRGLSSTLTAAGNKAFSNFYEAGSPMGDVAFSYQGTVDVSGEAAPYTIASHFNTNKSWSKANALYTTTSNKLVHITDAGWDGARIELIDPATSTIVASEDTARIPAAFSAFDPASNTLYYLVKGEDEKPNTVYTRTISDSGLGTEAVLGEVPGAATGLALSTTGKLAVLTGGDDAALTELDTTTKAAQTFALPAPSTLFDLDAENYSNDFYGSTFFGADNSPLRALPDGSYVYAYGHLLQLPGEKTKPAPPLHIIPRKDNPVVPITAGEKFAEGNRSARGVQVLGNNIAIYNSSADTSSKTYSGIDIYRYDNGNFTLVKALRGEPYMSKVAGFEFTPEGKAIVVSEAAGTATIIDPTTGDAETTINLGPGMKDTGGSGDALALGKNGEIYIGEIYTENYEEYFSLIRLEPTNTDGTQRNTTLKPVRMGAFDEPIEDPSPVETTPPNTADPAPQPTTPADKPADKPAGKPGKKPADKPTTPGKDSNSTTPGENTSSGSSEQTFKNSWFDATVAFFASLGAPTWLQTFFGQISGAIYWLFAPLMATINSFSS
- a CDS encoding tRNA (adenine-N1)-methyltransferase, which gives rise to MAYSGPFQPGDRVQLTDAKRRHFTIVLTPGESFFTHKGGIAHDDIIGQHEGTVVTSSQGGQYLCFRHLMVDHVLSMPRGAAVIYPKDSAQILVEGDIFPGARVLEAGAGSGALSMSLLRMIGPTGSLISYEIREDHLEYAENNVSEYMGGHPENWDLRLGDLKDVTLDDLGGQPVDRIILDMLEPWECLDVVSDVLVPGGVFMTYVATVPQLMNVMEGIREKKCFTEPRAWESLVREWKVEGLATRPEHRMNAHTAFLVWARRLADGTVAPRPQRRARK
- the arc gene encoding proteasome ATPase produces the protein MTSQQSSFTADGASSPRREADTNHASDPAALRRQITQLAARNTKLVELLKSSRDKLEAMTHELEELAAPPSTYGTFLEHTPGAPTAEIFTLGRRMRVTVSPLVDRAQLVPGVRVRLGEGTQIVQACGYEAVGEIAKVTDTLEDGRLIVADQTGEERVVSRGPIPVGDAEVGDSVLVDPKAAVAFEVIPQTDIAELVLEEVPEVSYEDIGGLDEQIGIIHDAVELPFSQPELFQRYRLRPPKGVLLYGPPGCGKTLIAKAVAHSLSGGSGQRSYFINVKGPELLNKFVGETERHIRLIFSRARELAAGGRPVVVFFDEMESIFRTRGSGVSSDMETTVVPQLLTELDGVESLANVIVIGATNREELIDPAILRPGRLDVKIRVDRPTKDTAHDIFARHLDDSLPLAQPAGEIIAAGVERMFAPNPWVELTRADGTVDVLHAGDFVSGAMIANVVDRAKKLAIKDELSGVSRGLSAQHMRAAVDIEHAENEHLPNTSNPEEWSRITGRSGARVVSARIIS
- the pafA gene encoding Pup--protein ligase, translating into MAPSSVFTRRIMGIETEYGITCTQDGSRRLSPDDSARYLFRPVVEQYQASNIFTPNSSRLYLDVGSHPEVATPECDSVRQLLTYDLAGDAILNELAIDAEQRLAREGIGGEISLFKNNVDSLGNSYGCHENYLVARDVVLKALSMQLVPFLITRQLICGAGKIYRPHPASPSKDYGLGFCISQRADHVWDAVSSATTRSRPIINTRDEPHADSHRFRRLHVIVGDSTIAQPTTRLKIGSTLLVLEMLEAKTPGLDFDFADPSRAIRDIARDITGTTPIALADGTHTNALAVQRTFLDAATAYYANRTPDPDLAAALDLWQRTLDAIDSGQLHEVGTEIDWIIKYQLIQRYQHSQNLPLDHPKLLRLDLAYHDIRPGRGLGSILAQKNLMDTFISDQDIASAVTQAPTTTRAHARGKFLHAIKGSDIPASVDWTRCAISRPEPASVDMLDPFQTDYPELDELINTITGAP